The region AATGCAACATACATCAAGAGTAATACATAACGAATTAAATATAAAGGAGTTTGATTTTCATAGTTTGCGACATACCCACGCAACTGTGTTGCTTGAAAACGATGCTCCGCTGAAATACATTCAGCAAAGGTTAGGACATAAGAAAATAGATGTTACATTGAATGTGTATCAGCATTTGACAGATGATTTAAGGAATAGAGGTACAAATGTGCTTAATAATATATTTATTGGCAATCTGACGAAAATGTCATCAAAGTATTGAAAAAGACAGATATTAGTGTTATAATGGTTATGCTACACTCTTAATTATAATGGGTTAGTTATATAATCTTGTATTTTTGCAAAGAATTACACAGTAGAAGTACGTTAATGGTAAAAGCGTACTATCTGACAAACTTCTCTGTGTAGATGCAAGTTATATAAGAGTGTAGCAACCTTATGTCAGAGCTTGTGCGTTTTTCGGTGCATGGCTCTGAAATATGGGTTATGCACTTTTTTAATTTGTGGTGGAATGTCTATGTTGCTTTGAAACGAGGGAAATACATATAATTTATAAACATTATTATAAAAAATGAAAGGAAGAGAAAAATGAAAGACAAAATTAAAGGGATTATCATTGGATTAATATTAGGATTATCTATTACGATAACAGGTGTATTCGCAACAAATGGTTCAGTTGTGAAGGAACTTTGGTATAACAACATCAAAATCACATTAGACAATAAGACTATTAATCCTACTGATACTAACGGTAATTATGTAGAGCCTTTTACGATAGAAGGCACTACATACTTGCCAGTAAGAGCAATTTCTAACGCATTAGGTTTATATGTTGATTGGGATGCAAACACAAACACAGTAAAACTTTCTACACAGAAGTCACAAGAGCAGACAATAAATCAAAATGCTAATATGGTTATATATAACGAGAATGGTATTAAAGCAACATACCTAAATTATAATTATGATGAAGATGGAGATTTGATAATTAATCTTCTAGTGGAGAACAATTCTTTGCAAGATACAACACTAACTAGCGACAATTCTTATACATCAGTAAATGGATTTATGGTAAATGGACTTTTTTCACAGGGTATTTCTTCTGGGAAAAAAGCCAATGCAAGATTTACAATATATAAAAGTTCTTTAGAAAAAAATATGATAAAAAATGTTGAAGAATTAGAAATAGGCTTTTTTTATAAAATAAATGGCTCATATGTGCATACAAAAGCGCTTCCAGTAATTTCAAAAAATAATTACGATAATAAAGTATCATATACTGAACAAAACTCGCCCCAAAATAAAACAACAATAGAAAAAGATGGTTTTAATGAAGCAAAAGAATACTTGATTAAAAACGGATATGAACAAAATCTTAACGGCAACACCGTTTATCAACTTGAAAAATACCTTTCTAATGCAACTATAACTCTTATGTATAAAGAAAAAACAGATTCAATTCTGATGAGATATGACCCTGATTATGTTAGTGGGTATGATATAGCAAATGTAATTATTGAAATATATGATAATGACAGTAGTGCAGATGTATCAATGGTTATTGCGCCTGATAATGTAATTAAATCATATTACCCTAAAATTAGTCTTAATAAAATAGATTTCAAAAAAAATATGAGTATTAGGTTTAATGATGATGAAATTCCACAATCTATTAGACAATCAGTAGATGAATATGCCTCAAAAGGAGTCCAATCATTATTAACTAATGTCAATAGTATTTTATCAAGTGCCAATATAGATGTTTGTGATTTGGGATTTGTAAATTATAAGTAAATTTAATTTAAAACCGCTCCGCTATTTTCAAGTGGGGCGGTTTGTATATATTGCACAAATCGCATTTCTGAAAAGAGAGGCATATCTCCTAAGGAAAAGGTTAGGTGATAT is a window of Oscillospiraceae bacterium DNA encoding:
- a CDS encoding copper amine oxidase N-terminal domain-containing protein, coding for MKDKIKGIIIGLILGLSITITGVFATNGSVVKELWYNNIKITLDNKTINPTDTNGNYVEPFTIEGTTYLPVRAISNALGLYVDWDANTNTVKLSTQKSQEQTINQNANMVIYNENGIKATYLNYNYDEDGDLIINLLVENNSLQDTTLTSDNSYTSVNGFMVNGLFSQGISSGKKANARFTIYKSSLEKNMIKNVEELEIGFFYKINGSYVHTKALPVISKNNYDNKVSYTEQNSPQNKTTIEKDGFNEAKEYLIKNGYEQNLNGNTVYQLEKYLSNATITLMYKEKTDSILMRYDPDYVSGYDIANVIIEIYDNDSSADVSMVIAPDNVIKSYYPKISLNKIDFKKNMSIRFNDDEIPQSIRQSVDEYASKGVQSLLTNVNSILSSANIDVCDLGFVNYK